One part of the Tunicatimonas pelagia genome encodes these proteins:
- a CDS encoding YwqG family protein, whose amino-acid sequence MNSPLSSLPHSLAVYRSVVEQSLRPYIRIQAQIDEDVAIIQSKFGGLPYLPVGVDYPIAENGEPLFLLAQINCEDLPELDDFPQKGILQFYIADDDMYGLDLDEPTDQRNFRVLYFEEVDEENRQRDFAFLPVFEDMPFEDKYSLTFEKKVGSVSPEDIHFDEAFGEAPHTFFDQFGADADPVRREYRRFAQGAGHKIGGYAHFTQEDPRFEIDDFAEAILLLQIDSKNDIEWGDTGIANFFILPEDLRNRNFDNVMFNWDSL is encoded by the coding sequence ATGAACTCCCCACTATCATCGCTGCCCCATTCATTGGCAGTCTATCGCTCTGTTGTTGAACAATCTCTTCGCCCGTACATCCGAATTCAAGCGCAAATTGACGAAGATGTAGCCATTATTCAAAGTAAATTCGGTGGATTACCGTATTTGCCAGTGGGAGTAGACTACCCAATTGCTGAAAATGGGGAGCCTCTGTTCTTGCTGGCGCAAATAAATTGTGAAGATTTACCTGAACTAGATGATTTTCCGCAAAAAGGCATTTTGCAGTTTTACATTGCCGACGATGATATGTACGGTCTAGATCTGGACGAGCCAACTGATCAGCGAAACTTCCGGGTCCTGTATTTTGAAGAAGTTGATGAAGAAAATCGCCAGCGGGATTTTGCCTTTTTGCCGGTGTTTGAGGATATGCCTTTTGAGGACAAATATTCGTTGACCTTTGAAAAAAAAGTTGGCTCAGTTTCCCCCGAAGATATCCACTTCGATGAAGCCTTCGGAGAAGCTCCACATACTTTTTTCGATCAGTTCGGGGCTGATGCCGATCCGGTTCGGCGAGAGTATCGTCGGTTTGCTCAGGGGGCTGGTCATAAGATAGGAGGCTACGCTCACTTTACCCAAGAAGACCCTCGCTTTGAAATTGATGACTTTGCCGAGGCAATTCTTCTGCTCCAAATAGATTCTAAGAATGATATTGAGTGGGGCGACACCGGAATTGCTAACTTTTTTATTCTTCCCGAAGATTTACGTAATCGGAACTTCGATAATGTAATGTTCAATTGGGACAGCCTTTAA
- a CDS encoding CDP-alcohol phosphatidyltransferase family protein → MSQPTIAPRLLDVSVKFLSLAMMFAAFLFVLTNSLHWFLGVAVISAISWVLWHREQWQIFGLMGGVANVLTGMRWLGIAVLVGFCQQLHPYVVLVLGILVLVLDGLDGYYARKYQTASEFGDVFDKEADAFFVLAFGVIIVALNLASSWVLLPGLLRYGYVIILAYVDKPPAPVGYSFRRRLVGMWMMGTLLAPFVFPAWAYVPCLVAAIVMILYSFAVDLRGSWIRTSIQ, encoded by the coding sequence ATGAGTCAACCTACTATTGCCCCGCGTTTGCTGGATGTGAGCGTGAAATTTTTATCGCTGGCAATGATGTTCGCTGCTTTTTTATTTGTTCTCACAAATTCTCTACACTGGTTTCTAGGGGTTGCGGTAATCAGCGCGATTAGCTGGGTACTTTGGCATCGGGAGCAGTGGCAGATATTTGGATTGATGGGCGGAGTTGCCAATGTGCTGACAGGAATGCGCTGGCTGGGCATTGCGGTGTTGGTTGGGTTCTGTCAGCAATTGCATCCTTACGTTGTTTTAGTGCTGGGCATCTTGGTTCTAGTGTTAGATGGTTTGGACGGGTACTACGCCCGGAAGTATCAGACTGCTTCCGAGTTTGGAGATGTGTTTGACAAAGAAGCTGATGCTTTTTTTGTTCTGGCTTTCGGGGTGATAATTGTTGCCCTGAATCTAGCTAGCAGTTGGGTTTTGCTACCCGGTTTACTGCGCTACGGTTATGTAATCATTCTGGCTTATGTTGATAAACCCCCTGCACCCGTAGGCTATTCATTTCGTCGTCGCTTGGTAGGCATGTGGATGATGGGAACGCTACTAGCACCCTTTGTCTTTCCCGCTTGGGCGTATGTTCCCTGTCTTGTTGCTGCCATTGTTATGATTCTGTATTCTTTTGCGGTAGATCTTCGTGGCTCGTGGATAAGAACCTCTATTCAGTAG
- a CDS encoding ABC transporter permease, with translation MNFSWFLTMAWRDSRKNRSRLLLFMSSMVLGIAALVAINSFGDNMRREIDGEAKKLLGADLVVESRFPITDTVRMFFDSLEAEISEEVSFASMVLFPESGGTRLVQVRALEGEFPYYGAIETQPVEASRAFRSGQEALADNTLMLQFDAQAGDPIKVGELTFTLDGSIHKVPGQPGIAATVAPPVYIPLSYLEETRLMQKGSRVNYKLYLKFPERADVAQLMDESIEPFLDKEELRFDTVDERKEEIGESYQNLTGFLNLVAFIALLLGCLGVASAVHIYLREKVLSVAVLRCLGGKGAYGVWIFLVQIAVMGLLGAIVGAVLGTAIQFVLPELFADFIPVEVDIALSWSAIFQGVVTGLLIAILFALLPLLSMRKVSPLRTLRASFESNQSPDPLRFLVFGLIAVFVFLFSYLQLNNWLDALLFTGGTFIAFLILGGMARLLMLAVRKFFPTGWSYLWRQSLANLYRPNNQTLVLIVTIGLGTALIGVLFFVQQVLIDKVALTGSEHQPNMVLFDIQSDQEEELAQLTQSFDLPLIQQVPVVTMRLGGLEGRTIAEIKEDTTDQIREWTLNREYRVTYRDSLIDSEEIVLGEWNGVTDNTGDSVFVSLEDGLAESMQVDVGDKVTFNVQGALIDTYVGSIRKVDWQRVQTNFLVLFPTGVLERAPKFHVIITRVESDQTAADFQQAVVKQYPNVSVIDLKLILATVDDILNKIAFVIRFMAFFSIITGIIVLIGSVIISKYQRIQESVLLRTIGATRKQIFGINVLEYFFLGSLASLAGIGIALLGGWLLAQYSFDTPFTPSLLVVLLVYLAITGLTVLIGLANSRSIVNNPPLEILRREV, from the coding sequence ATGAACTTCTCTTGGTTTTTAACGATGGCGTGGCGTGACAGCCGCAAGAATCGCTCGCGCTTGCTACTATTTATGAGTAGTATGGTGTTAGGCATTGCTGCATTAGTCGCCATTAACTCTTTCGGAGACAACATGCGACGGGAGATTGATGGTGAGGCAAAAAAGCTTTTGGGCGCTGATTTAGTTGTGGAAAGCCGCTTTCCGATAACGGATACGGTGCGAATGTTTTTTGACTCACTGGAAGCCGAAATATCCGAAGAAGTGAGCTTTGCTTCAATGGTGCTGTTTCCCGAAAGCGGTGGAACCCGTTTGGTGCAGGTTCGGGCGTTAGAAGGAGAGTTTCCCTACTACGGTGCCATTGAAACCCAGCCAGTGGAAGCTAGCCGAGCATTTCGCTCCGGGCAAGAAGCCTTAGCCGATAATACGCTGATGTTGCAATTTGATGCTCAGGCGGGTGATCCGATTAAAGTTGGCGAGCTGACTTTTACGCTAGACGGAAGCATTCATAAAGTGCCGGGGCAACCGGGTATTGCCGCCACGGTAGCCCCGCCGGTGTATATTCCCCTCTCGTATTTGGAAGAAACCAGACTCATGCAGAAAGGCAGTCGGGTAAACTACAAGCTGTACCTCAAGTTTCCTGAGAGAGCCGACGTAGCTCAGTTGATGGATGAATCCATTGAGCCATTCCTGGACAAAGAAGAACTTCGCTTTGATACGGTAGACGAGCGCAAAGAGGAAATTGGCGAGAGCTACCAGAACCTAACCGGGTTCCTAAACTTGGTAGCCTTCATTGCTTTACTGCTGGGTTGCTTAGGCGTAGCTAGTGCGGTGCATATTTACCTACGGGAAAAAGTGCTTTCAGTGGCAGTACTGCGCTGTCTGGGTGGAAAAGGGGCTTATGGAGTCTGGATTTTTCTAGTTCAGATTGCGGTAATGGGGCTACTTGGGGCGATTGTGGGAGCGGTACTGGGAACAGCTATCCAGTTTGTGCTGCCGGAGTTGTTTGCTGACTTTATTCCGGTTGAAGTAGATATTGCCCTTTCGTGGTCAGCCATTTTTCAGGGAGTTGTTACCGGGCTACTGATTGCGATATTATTTGCCCTGTTACCACTACTTTCGATGCGAAAAGTATCACCACTAAGAACTTTGCGAGCTTCGTTTGAGAGTAATCAGTCGCCTGATCCGCTTCGCTTCCTGGTTTTCGGCTTGATTGCTGTGTTTGTCTTTTTATTCTCTTACCTGCAACTCAATAACTGGCTGGATGCGCTGCTATTCACCGGGGGCACATTCATCGCTTTCCTGATTTTGGGTGGTATGGCTCGCTTGCTGATGCTGGCGGTTAGAAAATTCTTCCCAACCGGCTGGAGCTATTTGTGGCGACAGAGCTTGGCTAATTTGTATCGTCCTAATAATCAAACCTTAGTATTGATTGTGACAATTGGTCTGGGCACTGCCCTGATTGGCGTGCTCTTTTTCGTGCAGCAAGTGCTGATTGATAAAGTCGCATTGACCGGAAGTGAGCATCAGCCGAATATGGTTTTGTTCGATATTCAATCCGATCAGGAAGAAGAGTTAGCTCAGTTAACCCAGTCATTTGATTTACCACTCATTCAGCAGGTGCCGGTGGTTACCATGCGGTTGGGAGGACTGGAAGGGCGAACCATTGCTGAGATCAAAGAAGATACTACCGATCAGATTCGTGAATGGACACTCAACCGCGAGTACCGGGTTACGTACCGCGATAGTCTGATTGATTCTGAGGAAATTGTGCTGGGCGAATGGAATGGTGTGACTGATAATACTGGCGACTCAGTTTTTGTTTCTTTGGAAGATGGCTTAGCTGAATCCATGCAGGTAGATGTTGGCGACAAAGTAACGTTCAACGTGCAGGGAGCACTGATTGATACGTATGTAGGGAGCATTCGGAAGGTGGACTGGCAGCGGGTGCAGACCAATTTTCTGGTACTTTTCCCTACCGGAGTGCTGGAGCGGGCACCCAAGTTCCACGTCATCATTACCCGAGTAGAATCTGATCAAACCGCCGCCGATTTTCAACAAGCCGTAGTAAAGCAGTATCCAAATGTTTCGGTCATTGATCTTAAACTAATTCTGGCTACGGTAGACGATATTCTGAATAAAATCGCTTTCGTCATTCGCTTTATGGCGTTCTTCAGCATCATTACCGGAATAATTGTGCTGATCGGCTCGGTTATTATCAGTAAGTATCAGCGGATTCAGGAAAGTGTATTGCTACGAACGATTGGAGCAACCCGTAAGCAAATTTTTGGCATCAATGTGCTGGAATATTTCTTTTTGGGCAGCCTAGCCTCATTGGCTGGAATTGGTATCGCTCTTCTTGGTGGGTGGCTACTGGCTCAATATAGTTTTGACACTCCATTCACCCCGTCGTTGCTAGTGGTGCTGTTAGTATACTTAGCTATCACTGGGCTAACCGTACTTATCGGACTAGCCAATAGTCGTAGTATTGTCAACAACCCACCGCTGGAAATTTTGAGAAGGGAAGTCTGA
- a CDS encoding type II toxin-antitoxin system RelE family toxin, whose protein sequence is MAKYQIKVKKKVKKTLRQIPLRDVEAIRDKVRMLADNPRPDGCKKLVKSDNLYRVRSGNYRVVYAIQDDILVIIVIRISHRKDVYC, encoded by the coding sequence GTGGCGAAGTATCAAATCAAGGTTAAAAAGAAAGTGAAAAAGACTCTCCGCCAAATACCTTTAAGGGACGTAGAGGCAATTCGAGATAAAGTAAGGATGTTAGCTGATAACCCTCGCCCCGACGGTTGCAAAAAGTTAGTAAAATCAGATAATCTCTACCGAGTTCGTTCGGGCAACTATCGAGTTGTGTATGCAATACAAGACGACATACTTGTTATCATAGTAATTAGAATCAGCCACCGAAAAGACGTATATTGCTAA
- a CDS encoding aminotransferase class V-fold PLP-dependent enzyme, with product MKNIFFTPGPAELYFTVESHIKKALNEQVPSISHRSAQFQTIFQEAEENLRNLLALPDNYYVFFTGSATEIWERIIQNLVAERSYHFVNGAFSNRFYKIAQELGRSPLAQTAPEGECALVDTGKIPTDVELIAFTQNETSTGAAHPLEDIYQVRNSHPDAIIAVDAVSTLPYVDLDYTQIDTAYFSVQKGFGLPAGLGVWLVNDRCLAKAEQLVQQQSIGSYHSLPSLFAKAQKHQTPETPNVLGIYLLAKVAGDMLTKGMEIIRNETKFKAGMMYQMLSEHPNFTPFVRNEAHRSKTVIVAETQSPSAEIIGTLEQNRLLIGDGYGTFKGKHVRIANFPTHSKEHIILLVDKMSAIL from the coding sequence ATGAAAAACATCTTTTTTACTCCTGGTCCTGCCGAACTATATTTTACCGTAGAGAGCCACATAAAAAAGGCATTGAATGAGCAGGTTCCTTCTATCTCACATCGGAGTGCTCAATTTCAGACAATCTTCCAAGAAGCAGAAGAAAACCTGAGAAATCTACTGGCCTTACCTGATAATTATTATGTATTTTTCACCGGATCGGCTACAGAAATCTGGGAGCGGATCATTCAGAACCTGGTAGCTGAGCGTAGCTATCATTTTGTAAACGGTGCTTTTTCTAACCGCTTCTACAAGATTGCTCAAGAATTGGGTCGCTCACCACTAGCCCAAACCGCGCCCGAAGGTGAATGTGCTCTAGTTGATACGGGCAAAATTCCTACTGATGTTGAACTGATTGCCTTCACTCAGAATGAAACCAGTACCGGTGCTGCCCATCCACTAGAAGATATTTATCAAGTTCGGAACAGTCATCCTGATGCCATCATTGCTGTGGACGCTGTTTCTACTTTACCTTATGTTGATCTGGATTATACTCAGATTGATACTGCGTATTTTTCGGTTCAGAAAGGATTCGGACTACCGGCTGGACTGGGGGTGTGGCTGGTGAATGACCGATGCTTGGCTAAAGCTGAGCAGCTCGTTCAGCAGCAGAGTATCGGCTCCTACCATTCTTTGCCATCTTTATTCGCAAAAGCGCAAAAGCACCAAACTCCCGAGACTCCAAACGTATTAGGCATCTACCTGCTGGCCAAAGTAGCGGGTGATATGCTCACCAAAGGCATGGAGATTATACGCAATGAGACCAAGTTTAAGGCGGGTATGATGTACCAAATGCTATCGGAGCACCCGAATTTCACCCCGTTTGTCAGGAATGAAGCACATCGATCTAAGACTGTCATTGTGGCAGAAACTCAAAGCCCCTCCGCAGAAATTATTGGAACGCTGGAACAGAATCGCTTGCTTATCGGAGATGGTTACGGCACATTTAAAGGCAAACACGTTAGAATCGCTAATTTCCCAACACATTCCAAGGAACACATAATATTGCTAGTCGATAAAATGAGTGCAATTTTGTAA
- a CDS encoding class I SAM-dependent methyltransferase, with amino-acid sequence MHLDYNDPITWLEHRYNCDVQARNASVEQKLLSFFKPHESVLHITDVGAGTGTNVCYYFDKLKHQQEWTLIERHDSLLQAARKRLRKFANKQGYLWDEQSDQAQLIDNEKRATIRFVTGDINYLETLTNLEKADVLVANAFFDLISFDQFDALIKKLAQHNVAFLSTLNYYETSFYPFLEEDHQITRWYHMHMKRPQPFGIAMGADCCEEMLDLLTQHHLMIEQESSQWHLKRGNTTMQHYILHFIENALGELNLTSEEQKLLSQWLRTRQEQLHDRTLEIIVDHNDIFATE; translated from the coding sequence ATGCACCTTGACTATAACGACCCCATCACTTGGTTAGAGCATCGCTACAATTGCGATGTACAGGCTAGAAATGCCAGTGTAGAGCAAAAACTTTTATCTTTTTTCAAACCACACGAATCAGTTCTACACATTACTGATGTAGGAGCAGGTACGGGCACCAATGTGTGTTATTATTTCGATAAGCTGAAACATCAGCAGGAATGGACGCTCATTGAGCGGCATGACTCGCTTTTACAAGCAGCTCGTAAGCGACTCCGAAAATTTGCTAATAAGCAGGGTTACTTGTGGGATGAACAATCTGATCAGGCTCAATTAATTGATAATGAAAAAAGGGCGACAATCCGCTTTGTAACTGGCGATATAAATTACTTAGAAACACTCACAAATTTGGAAAAAGCAGATGTGCTGGTGGCCAATGCTTTTTTTGATCTTATCTCCTTTGATCAATTCGACGCGCTGATTAAGAAACTGGCTCAGCATAACGTTGCTTTTCTATCCACCCTCAATTACTACGAAACTTCGTTTTACCCTTTCTTAGAAGAAGATCACCAGATTACGCGCTGGTACCATATGCACATGAAACGCCCTCAACCTTTCGGCATTGCTATGGGTGCCGACTGCTGCGAAGAAATGCTCGATCTGCTTACCCAGCACCATCTAATGATTGAGCAAGAAAGTAGCCAATGGCACCTAAAGCGGGGCAACACTACGATGCAACACTATATTTTACACTTTATAGAAAATGCCTTAGGCGAGCTGAATTTGACTTCAGAAGAGCAAAAGCTTCTCAGTCAGTGGCTACGTACGCGCCAAGAACAACTGCACGACCGCACACTAGAAATTATCGTTGACCATAATGATATTTTCGCTACTGAATAG
- a CDS encoding glycosyltransferase family 4 protein, producing the protein MQPPWYFVLPKERDQPSGGNIYNERIILALQETGQSVEIILADDYRQAIFQNKPGTYWVDTLILESIQEVLSQHPSQSRSLLIVHHLASLAPPVGQSAEELRAKEKPWLDWFQGFLATSHFTKDYLRQQHVSQPVVVAEPGIDVSVTNVPKRTTKTVQALMVANLVERKGILPWLQWLAEHVAEHDQFSLTIVGRLDIERHVAQKCISMVESHTSLRERITIVGSQLFNQMTNFYQTSNLFISVATMETFGMALQEARTHQLPILTLDGGYSAYHLLSGQSGYVFSNLTQLGSFFLNLIRKPAEFTTLYQRTQQHPASYVSWGQTARSLVQQFDPIF; encoded by the coding sequence ATGCAGCCACCCTGGTATTTCGTACTGCCGAAAGAAAGAGATCAGCCTTCGGGCGGGAATATTTATAATGAACGTATTATCCTAGCACTTCAGGAAACTGGGCAGTCAGTAGAGATTATTTTAGCGGATGATTATCGACAGGCAATTTTCCAGAATAAGCCCGGCACCTACTGGGTAGATACGTTGATATTAGAGTCTATTCAGGAAGTATTATCCCAGCACCCGTCTCAGTCTCGTTCGCTGCTGATTGTACATCATCTGGCGAGCTTAGCTCCTCCGGTCGGTCAATCGGCTGAAGAACTGCGGGCAAAAGAAAAGCCTTGGCTTGACTGGTTTCAAGGTTTTTTGGCAACCAGTCACTTTACCAAAGATTACCTTCGACAGCAGCATGTTTCTCAACCCGTTGTGGTAGCCGAACCTGGTATCGATGTTTCGGTTACGAACGTTCCCAAACGTACTACCAAAACAGTGCAAGCACTCATGGTGGCCAACCTGGTAGAGCGAAAGGGCATTTTGCCTTGGTTGCAATGGTTAGCCGAGCATGTGGCAGAGCACGACCAATTCTCTCTGACGATTGTTGGCAGACTCGATATTGAGCGGCATGTTGCCCAAAAATGTATCTCTATGGTTGAAAGCCATACTTCACTGCGTGAGCGTATCACCATAGTGGGAAGTCAGCTCTTTAACCAGATGACAAATTTTTATCAAACGTCCAATCTGTTCATTTCGGTGGCTACTATGGAAACCTTCGGTATGGCTTTGCAAGAAGCCCGAACGCACCAACTACCAATTCTAACACTTGATGGTGGGTACAGTGCCTATCACCTGTTATCCGGGCAAAGCGGATACGTATTTTCCAATCTTACTCAGTTGGGTAGTTTTTTTCTGAATTTGATCCGAAAGCCCGCAGAATTTACTACTTTATATCAACGAACGCAGCAGCACCCGGCTTCCTACGTAAGTTGGGGACAAACTGCTCGTTCGCTCGTTCAGCAATTTGACCCCATTTTTTAA
- a CDS encoding arylesterase has translation MRFAAFVFIWLTASIGFSCQTSTEQTSTETDAPTVETKTATEEETDKPVILFFGNSLTAGYGLDPSEAFSAVIERKLDSLGLTYQVVNAGLSGETTASGNTRLDWVLERQPVDIFVLELGANDGLRGISPEETHKNLNAMIDKVQETYPEAQIILSGMMVPPNMGSEYAAEFQKIFPKVAENQEVALIPFLLEGVAGEPELNLPDGIHPTAEGHQIVANIVWEVLHPLLEKDS, from the coding sequence ATGCGATTTGCTGCCTTCGTTTTTATTTGGTTAACTGCTTCTATAGGCTTTTCCTGCCAAACTTCTACCGAACAGACTTCAACAGAAACTGATGCACCAACGGTTGAAACCAAAACTGCTACTGAAGAGGAGACGGATAAACCTGTCATTTTATTTTTCGGCAATAGTTTGACAGCCGGTTACGGACTTGACCCTTCCGAAGCATTCTCAGCCGTGATTGAAAGAAAATTAGATTCGTTGGGGTTAACCTACCAAGTAGTCAATGCTGGGTTGAGCGGAGAGACTACTGCCAGTGGCAACACCCGCCTGGACTGGGTACTGGAGCGTCAGCCAGTGGATATTTTTGTATTGGAGCTGGGCGCGAACGATGGTTTACGAGGAATCAGCCCCGAAGAAACTCATAAGAACCTGAACGCCATGATTGATAAGGTGCAGGAAACGTATCCCGAAGCTCAAATTATTCTGTCGGGAATGATGGTTCCGCCTAACATGGGATCGGAGTATGCCGCTGAGTTCCAGAAAATATTTCCTAAAGTAGCCGAAAACCAAGAAGTAGCACTGATACCCTTTCTGCTAGAAGGGGTAGCAGGAGAACCGGAGCTTAATTTGCCCGATGGAATTCATCCTACCGCAGAGGGTCACCAAATTGTTGCCAATATTGTTTGGGAGGTGCTGCATCCTTTGCTTGAAAAAGATAGTTAG
- a CDS encoding ABC transporter ATP-binding protein, whose translation MSSILEIQNLSKTYQSGSRQLTVLHDVSFSLEAGATCSIVGPSGSGKTTLLGLCAGLDRSTSGSVILNGVTLDNLSEDERAEVRGKHVGFIFQSFNLMPTLTALENVMVPLELQGKTNVSRYALELLDKVGLADRQHHYPSQLSGGEQQRISIARAFSNQPKILFADEPTGNLDEETGQHIESIIFELNREAGTTLVIVTHDLALAEKTQRILRIKGGRLIEDRLVENAVNRKAV comes from the coding sequence ATGTCAAGCATCTTAGAAATACAAAATCTTAGTAAAACCTACCAAAGTGGTAGTCGGCAGCTTACCGTGCTGCACGATGTTTCATTTTCTCTGGAAGCAGGCGCAACCTGCTCTATTGTGGGGCCATCGGGTAGTGGAAAAACTACTTTGCTAGGTCTGTGTGCGGGCTTGGATCGTTCAACCTCTGGCTCAGTAATTTTGAACGGAGTAACGTTGGATAATCTTAGTGAAGACGAACGGGCGGAGGTCCGAGGGAAACACGTAGGTTTTATCTTTCAAAGTTTTAACCTGATGCCCACACTTACCGCTCTGGAGAATGTAATGGTTCCGTTAGAGTTACAGGGTAAAACCAATGTAAGTCGTTACGCTCTGGAATTACTGGATAAAGTTGGACTGGCGGATCGGCAGCATCATTATCCTAGTCAACTTTCGGGAGGTGAGCAGCAGCGAATATCCATTGCCCGGGCATTTTCTAATCAACCGAAAATTCTATTTGCGGATGAACCTACCGGCAACCTAGACGAAGAAACCGGGCAGCACATTGAGTCTATAATCTTTGAGCTAAACCGCGAAGCCGGAACTACACTAGTCATCGTTACCCACGATTTGGCACTAGCTGAGAAAACCCAGCGCATCCTCCGCATTAAAGGTGGGCGGTTAATTGAAGATCGGTTGGTAGAAAATGCGGTGAACCGGAAAGCAGTATGA
- a CDS encoding universal stress protein — MLTTQTNRFVNFKGGLNYMHPVRKIMVGLDTTEMDTSLIQFASFLARTGSAEYVHFVNVIKRTPLPSPLRQEFPDLLEKAQVDRRRELEKKVIEHFDLTLPAKVKISIEEGAMPSKQILKLANKHSVDAIVVGRKKDFKNNSVVTQRLARRATCSLLIVPEREYTRVSKLLVAVDFTKESVAALEEALSVVRREQATGNEVEIICHHAYQVPVGYHYSGKTFEECGDVMGDHARKKYKKFIKKVDTTGVKITPSFSLVKNDDVVGNIYKTAQKWDASCIVIGGKGKSASTALFPIGTTTEKLVERDSEIPLLIVRHKHKNAGLIDMLQRI; from the coding sequence ATGTTAACCACACAAACCAACCGGTTTGTTAACTTTAAAGGAGGATTGAATTATATGCATCCTGTAAGAAAAATTATGGTAGGGCTAGACACCACCGAAATGGATACTTCGTTGATCCAGTTCGCTTCATTTTTAGCCCGAACCGGGTCGGCCGAATACGTTCACTTTGTGAATGTTATTAAGCGTACCCCACTGCCCTCTCCACTTCGCCAGGAGTTTCCCGATTTACTAGAAAAAGCGCAGGTTGATCGTCGGCGTGAACTAGAAAAGAAAGTAATTGAACATTTTGACCTAACGCTACCGGCCAAAGTAAAAATTTCTATTGAAGAAGGGGCTATGCCTTCTAAGCAAATTCTAAAATTAGCCAATAAGCATAGCGTCGATGCTATTGTTGTAGGCCGGAAAAAAGATTTCAAGAACAATAGCGTAGTTACGCAGCGTTTAGCCCGACGGGCTACTTGCTCGCTACTGATTGTACCGGAGCGCGAGTACACCAGGGTTAGTAAACTACTGGTAGCAGTTGACTTTACCAAAGAGTCAGTGGCTGCTTTGGAAGAAGCTTTGTCCGTAGTGCGTCGGGAGCAGGCAACGGGTAACGAAGTAGAAATTATTTGTCATCATGCTTACCAGGTACCGGTAGGCTACCACTACTCAGGAAAAACTTTTGAAGAGTGTGGCGATGTAATGGGTGATCATGCCCGCAAAAAATACAAGAAGTTCATCAAAAAAGTAGATACTACTGGGGTGAAAATCACTCCGAGCTTTTCGTTAGTGAAAAATGACGATGTAGTAGGTAACATTTACAAAACTGCCCAAAAATGGGACGCTAGTTGTATCGTGATTGGTGGTAAAGGAAAGTCGGCTTCAACAGCCTTGTTTCCTATTGGCACTACTACTGAAAAGCTAGTAGAGAGAGATTCGGAAATTCCGTTGCTCATTGTGCGTCACAAGCACAAAAATGCCGGATTGATTGATATGCTTCAGCGTATTTAG
- a CDS encoding type II toxin-antitoxin system VapC family toxin yields MKLFIDSSLLVEYVKNTKTELLEYLVASESDLYISSTVVSEFFFHYLAIRGGKSPLTLKVNRQIASCLKQGEYTGFLQQFGFLEDLASVVTRAPELMQRHNLLPNDALILATCLHHSLPYLASYDENDFRDVCTAEGITLISSVDEAKQLLAD; encoded by the coding sequence ATGAAACTATTTATCGATTCTTCACTGCTAGTTGAGTACGTTAAGAATACAAAAACAGAATTGTTAGAGTATTTGGTAGCAAGCGAAAGTGACTTATATATTAGTAGCACCGTAGTAAGTGAATTTTTCTTTCACTATCTGGCTATTCGAGGTGGAAAGTCGCCATTAACTTTGAAAGTAAACCGGCAGATCGCAAGCTGCTTAAAGCAAGGAGAATATACCGGCTTTTTGCAACAATTTGGATTCTTAGAAGACTTAGCAAGTGTAGTCACTAGGGCTCCTGAGCTTATGCAAAGGCACAATCTGCTACCCAACGACGCCTTGATTCTGGCTACTTGCCTACACCATTCGCTGCCGTATCTTGCTTCGTACGACGAAAACGACTTTCGCGACGTCTGCACTGCTGAAGGTATTACATTGATTAGCAGTGTGGATGAAGCAAAGCAACTTCTAGCTGACTGA